actttccAACCTAACACTGGAACTCCTCAAAGTTGTTTTTAAAAACTTTTCTCCAAGGTTTTtccaaggtaagcttttggtattactaatttattgccaTTGGGGCCTCGTTGACGTAACTGCTCACTGACCGTACACTGTAGCGTTACTGCCTGCCGGGTTTACAAACGCGTTAGTTCTATTATCTATGCAGACTATGacattactttagctaatatggtgacaatgatgtaggctgtgtgtagcggtttggCTTACAAAGGTGTTTtccgcctggtcacatacagcggattgttgtggacttcaatgcacaacacaagggaagaggtgagaggaggagagatgcgaaaaggaatacaacgtggctgttaTGAAAGTGATGTGTTTACACATTATCAGGAGTGTATTCATTCagccaattctgttgaaaaacgtgtcttaaatggaagcaaatggaacaaacagggataaacatacctgaatttgtccaatagaaactcgtttgcaactgttggactaattaTGACACCCtatgtctctcgacctgtgtgcacctacattgtaaactttcattcataggctaggttgaagcaacctcatgatgggtatagggaaatttgagtatcatgtagtagtctaaacctatcgctgttacattgaactaggtgaatggaatatgaattaGTCATCCAATatcctgtaatagaaataagtccATACTCATGAAAAACatttgtcctccctcatcttaaacggcactgacctCCATTGGGAAAGACTcatcattcacccaagtttcCTCAAAAATCAGCCAGTGGTATCTGATAGTGGTGCACGATTCAGAAGTTTGTTCAGCTGTTTACGTACCTACCcacaattgctaataacccatctgCAACCACTGACTATGTGttaaagtgaaaatctgaggcccGCACCCGACCCTAACCAGCAAATATAGAAGATGCCCTGTAGGCTACAGTCAGACCACAGAATACATTTTTGACAGGAGGTGGAGGATTTTTGTGTGTGCCTAATTTAGTTATGTTCCAGCTTATAATTTCAGacattttggtaggctatttgttaggTAACTTGTCTATACTTAGATAGGCCTACATGCAACCtctcttctgtcattatatgttgccctagaaCACTAAGGGTGAGttggtaaattcactctggctatctactaaGATTTCAGAGCACTACTCTGAGTATGCctgagtgcagaataactgattaaTTTAAGAATGCACAACTTCAGTTGAATATGATCAGTCTCTTCCAAATAAAGATTacagttttgaaactgcagtaaagTTTAGTAACTAGCTgactgtggtattttggatgCAGTAATAACTGCAATACACTGCACTGTAACTGCAGATACACTGGACGCAGTATTTGCAACATACTGCAGTTATACAGCAATCTTTTTTTGTAAggggtgtcagtaaacgtcagcaaaacaaacgtaattaaattgttgccagcagcacaattagtcaccaatgctctagataacatgaaaacagcctaaccagctctgcaagGGCTAAGTAAAATGGTCAGAATGAGGtgttctcatttgtgtctggaagtaggtTAGCAAGCTaaccaactttagccagttagattgggtgccgttgtgaggtcagaatgcTTGGATCAACCCTGCTTCTTGGCCAGAGCGTTCAGTGTGCACGCTGAACACTCAGAGGGAAGCGCTCTGAATTTGTGAAccgactatctgacaatgctctgaatttaAGATCGCACTCTGGCACTGCCagtgaatttacaaacacaccctaaataaacccttgctcaccagaatTGTATAAATGATAGAATGATTGCTTGAATTTAGTTGACAACGGTAAAGTTCTCCCTGTCATCTCTGCTTCTTACACAGAGCAGAGACatttagggaccggggagaaaatgcaagaacaaaaaaaaaaatgggaaAGATTTACTGTGCAGAATGTCCAAATGACATCAGTTTAACCAGTTGTAAGGAAATAGAAAGCTGTGAAAACaacccaacatgtttctgataagatttccATTCGActtagtatttcaaccacataaaatatacatccatcagcttttatgatgctgataaagatggCACCTCTACAGACTTCACATTTGCATTCTCTCAAGACACTGAACTAAACcaatcatatttctccactcctgttcccgagTCAAAGTTTACACTTGGTGTATCAGTTTACTTCAAAaaatgcttaattctgcaggagttaatattaagacTACATGAAAGGTTACAGACCTACAGTCAGTCTCAGGttttcagtttccatttaacccattTGAACAATGGGCTGCAGTTCCTTTGTCACACGCCATCTGGATAatcagtgtaattttgtaaatgccTGATTTCTATGGCAAGACGCATCATTCCACAAAATTGCTGTCGATTTGTCCAAATTGGGCCAGTGCGGTCCGAGATATCACGTGTGACGAACAAACGTACTaatggacagagacagatccaccGTCCCCTTCCCAATTTCATTGTGGGGCGACAATTATGGACATGTATATCTTTAGATTAGACAAGACCGACATACAACCTAAAAATATGCTATTGCATTTGCAATGAATACATACTCTTCCTGTAATACAAAACCTACTTTGAGCGCTAAAAACTGATGCATGCTTAAACAAATTAAGGAGAGACTGAAATGCAAAGAGATGAGTTGCACAAAAACAGCACTAAATGCCATAGAAATCCCATTTCACAATTCTAATTAGAAATAAATACATGTGTAATGCTGCCTTATTACATAATAATGTAATGTACATACATTAATACACCCATCTCTATACACCAGAAATTGTCACCAAGAAACAATAAGGAGCAGCACAGCTTGCCAGCATTGATGTGCTGGTTGGACTACGAGGCCTACAGTAGCCTGGTGGTCTCCAATCTATTTATGCTGTCTTGACAACTCTTATAAACAATTCCATTGGAGTTGGCAAGAtgacacacacagatctgggaccaccaggcaactactactacattacttcCTGCCTACTAGGGCAAGTCCAATATATTGTTCTGGGCATAGAGGTCCTCTGTCACTTGGTACACCTCAGAGATGAGCGGCAGGGCATCCCCTAGCATGGCCACTACCTGCTCTGGGGTACCTACATTCATCACATCAAAGAACGTAGCACGCCCTGGGAGAGCCCAGAAAGCTGTACCAGCAGCCTTGCGGATGATCCATGCATGGTGTTGGGAGAGGGACTCATTATAGGCCTCAGAGCACATGACAGAGGTCTTGCTTTCCTCAGTGCTGGTGCGCAGCCGTTCGAGAAATAGCTCCAGCCAGCGCAGGGCACGGTGCAGCCTCAGAAGGGTGCGGCAGCCGGACTCGGGGAAGCTGCCTCTCTTAGTCAGGTCCACCATTTGGTTGTCCAGTTCGTATTTGACCATAGACTGGACAGTGACGTAGTGGGCCCCATTCTCACCGTTCAGATGGTTGATCAGGATTTGGATCTTGTTGACAGCATCCTTGGCGATGAAGGAGAACACACTCCCCAGGCTGTTCATGAATCTGGATACAAAGGACATTAAACACATTTAATACAACACAAGTTTTTTTATTGGAAGAGTCTTCAAATATTTCATTATACTAAATGGCTCTATATAttgttttatttgacctttatttaaccaggtaggcaagttgagaacaagttctcatttacaattgcaacctggccaagataaagcaaagcagttccacaggtacaacaacacagagttacacatggagtaaaacaaacatacagtcaataatacagtagaaaaataagtctatatacaatgtgagcaaattagttgagataagggaggtaaagacaAAATAAGGCTATGGTGTCGAAGTAAATACAACATAgcaagtttaaaaaataataataataaataaacacgaatggtagatttgcagtggaagaatgtgcaaagtagagatagaaataatggggtgcaaaggagcaaaataaatcaatacagtagggggagaggtagttgtttgggctaaattatagatgggctatgtacaggtgcagtaatctgtgagctgctctgacagctggtgcttaaagctagtgagggggataagtgtttccagtttcagagattttttcaGTTCGttccagcagagaactggaaggagaggcggccaaagtaaaaattggttttgggggtgaccagagatatacctgctggagcgcgtgctacaggtgggtgcttctatggtgaccagcgaggtgagataaggggggacttcacctagcagggtcttgtagatgacctggagccagtgggtttggcgacgagtatgaagcgagggccagccaacgagagcgtacaggtcgcagtggtgggtagtatatggggctttggtgacaaaacggatggcactgtgataagactgcatccaatttgttgagtagggtattggaggccaTTTTGTAAATTAcgtcgctgaagtcgaggatcggtaggatggtcagttttactcatggcagcatgagtgaaggaggctttgttgcaaaatattaagccaattctagatttaactttggattggagatgtttgatgtgagtctggaaggactaaccagtctaaccagacaactaggtatttgtagttgtccacatattctaagtcagaaccgtccagagtagtgatgttggacgggcgggcaggtgcaggcagcgattggttgaagagcatgcgcatagttttacttgtatttaagagcaattggaggccacggaaggagagttgtatggcattgaagctcatctggagggttgttaacacagagtccaaagaagggccagaagtatacagaattgtgtcatctgcgtagaggtggatcagagactcaccagcagcaagagcaacatcattgatgtatacagagaagagagtcggtccaaaaattgaaccctgtggtacccccatagaaactgccagaggcccggacaacaggcctccgatttgacacactgaactctatcagagaaatagttggtgaaccaagcgaggcaatcatttgagaaactaaggctatcgagtctgccgatgaggatgtggtgattgacagagtcgaaagccttggccaggtcaatgaatacggctgcacagtattgtttcttatcaatggcggttaagatatcgtttaggaccttgagcgtggctgaggtgcacccatgaccagctctgaaaccagattgcatagaaggtatggtgggaatcgaaatggtcagtaatctttttgttgacttggctttcgaagaccttagaaaggcagggtaggatagatataggtctgtagcagtttgggtcaagagtatccccccctttgaagagggggataaccgcagctgctttccaatctttgggaatctcagacgacacaaaagagaggttgaacaggctagtaaataggggttgcaacaatttcggcagatcatttttagaaagaaagggtccagattgtctagcccggctgatttgtaggggtccagattttgcagctctttcagaacatcagctgactggatttgggagaaggcttgggtgagttgctgtggggggtgcagtgctgtttaccggggtaggggtagtcaGGTGTAAAGCATAGCCAGTCGTAgtaaaatgcttattgaaattctcaattatagtggatttatcggtggtgacagtgtttcctatcctcataTTGAGACAACCAGAATAATTTCAGGGGTTGACATCAAGGAACCATTAAGATCAGTACTGGGATTTTGTATTTGTGTTGCTATCAGtaaataaaaaaatctcagtGCAGGCTCAACTTGCCCGGGTTGGCTGACATCACGAAAATTATGAGTGCGCATTGATGTGGCATGCGTTCTTATGATTCTGAATGGTCAGATGGCAAACATCAATGACAAAAAGCTGCCATGTGGGAAATAGTAGATGGCTCATTTCAGCTCGTAGCTTAttattgataccatgtcttgttttgactgatgtcatgtATATGCCAATATGGCTcaaatttgctagctagctaaccgacAACTGtaaagatatttgaaaaacaactGCTCATTGTCAAAATGtgtgttttcaataaacatttggagACTAAATACAGTTTACATGTTATCAAGTCTACGCCAACCCTGTCTGTTACAACCAACCTGTCTATAAATACCATACATTGTCTGTCTTTCACTTAAACAATGGTGAGGGTCCAGAAAGATCAGTTTTAGGCTAATGGAATTCTTTGCAGTTTGGTTATTttgtctttttttaaattaacatgCACAATGGTGCAATCTCAGAGCAGGCTCAACTTGTGCGACTACTACCTTCACTTGCCCCAGGCAATAGGGCAACACTTAAAGCTAGAgtccttagttgctacatccatttttttaaatatataattaattaacgatatatacccattgattattgaagaatataacgTATAAATGCCTCCTGAGCTTAAGTTCAACTGTTGTACGCCATCAGAACCTAAACATGAgctagtttttatttatttgtaaacaatgtaaacaaacactgtagctATATGCCCAAAACATAGTTGAatctatcattttgatatcagggatggccagtccttgcatAAATAGCTCTTTCTACGAATTTGATTGTGGTAACATTTCTCCCGGCCAATCTCTCAGCATTTTATCAAAACAAAGGTGGGGtaatgctttgttattgtttcaactaagGATTCCAACTTTAATGTTAATCCCTGTAATGTACATAGCAGATTTGCTTTTAGTATATATAACTAGATTATGTGCACTCAATGATTTGCCAGCTGTTTGTTTAATGTTAGCCCAGGGCTACCTAGTTAGCTAAGAATCTAGGCTAGCATAGATTTAAACGACTTACCTTACAAGACCAAGCCATCCTGCTACATAATGTTCGAGGAATACTTCTTTGTTTTCAGATAGGCATGACTTAAAGGTGTCAAGAACCTCTTGTAAAGTGAATTTCGGGTCCTCTACTGCAACAGAATCGGCCATGGCTACACGGAAGTACTATACGTCGAAAAATGATATAAATGAGTGCAGCAATTTTACAATATTGTTTACTTGCCAATACAGATCTTcatatgaatgttttatattcaaCCTGTGGGCATCCTTAATAACCTGTTATTATTAGAATTGCTAACAAATGAACTGCATTCTGATAATATCGTACTTGCGAACTCTGTCGTCCCACGGAAGTAACGTTACTAGCTAGGTTTCCACTAGCTTCTAGCAAcaagtcagattccacagccacaaaatAGCAAAAAATGCAATAACAAAAACAACGTATACGGTTAGCAGTGTGCttatggttaggtttaaaatcacattttaaaaaGAGAAATTGTAATAATGTGCGGAGTTTATGAAGCTATTGAAGACCAAAACACTGCGAACGGCCCTGCGCAGGTCCGAAGTTCGTGAGTACTACAGTGCAGTTGCACATCCTCGTCAATTGGTGTCGATAACGATGGGTGAAGCGCGTTGGAACAAACAGTATAAACACAGATAAGCTAATGAGACCATCTTTGGTGTAAGGGCCACTGC
Above is a genomic segment from Oncorhynchus gorbuscha isolate QuinsamMale2020 ecotype Even-year linkage group LG10, OgorEven_v1.0, whole genome shotgun sequence containing:
- the LOC124046003 gene encoding ceramide-1-phosphate transfer protein isoform X1, with product MSLSNECEIKDGLETLVESQAIGELANLAYFRVAMADSVAVEDPKFTLQEVLDTFKSCLSENKEVFLEHYVAGWLGLVRFMNSLGSVFSFIAKDAVNKIQILINHLNGENGAHYVTVQSMVKYELDNQMVDLTKRGSFPESGCRTLLRLHRALRWLELFLERLRTSTEESKTSVMCSEAYNESLSQHHAWIIRKAAGTAFWALPGRATFFDVMNVGTPEQVVAMLGDALPLISEVYQVTEDLYAQNNILDLP
- the LOC124046003 gene encoding ceramide-1-phosphate transfer protein isoform X2, which translates into the protein MADSVAVEDPKFTLQEVLDTFKSCLSENKEVFLEHYVAGWLGLVRFMNSLGSVFSFIAKDAVNKIQILINHLNGENGAHYVTVQSMVKYELDNQMVDLTKRGSFPESGCRTLLRLHRALRWLELFLERLRTSTEESKTSVMCSEAYNESLSQHHAWIIRKAAGTAFWALPGRATFFDVMNVGTPEQVVAMLGDALPLISEVYQVTEDLYAQNNILDLP